In a genomic window of Dyadobacter fermentans DSM 18053:
- a CDS encoding phytanoyl-CoA dioxygenase family protein → MVTANLPWIESPFFEEILKTKKLTDQQLSYVLEYQKNGFVVIPGLLPLSLVDQTRADAEEKAFNPDFPIKTQRDDRRIQDFWMVSEASRQLACYPALLEILEIFYGREAIPFQTLNFRYGSQQRAHSDTIHFSSLPAKFMCGVWVALEDITEENGPVFYYPGSQKLPEYDFSHIRPDAVTPSYKDYVQYEDFIEKIVEAHQFEKKKFLAKKGDLLIWSSNIIHGGSPVTREGATRWSQVTHYFFKDCYYYTPMLSNMVTKQLYLRNELVNMVTGEKVDQTYNGDHINALRSDKKIYTLLSKKVGLGSLAMRFLKGKAYLSQKG, encoded by the coding sequence ATGGTCACCGCAAATCTCCCGTGGATAGAATCACCATTTTTTGAAGAAATTCTTAAAACCAAAAAATTAACAGACCAGCAGCTCAGCTATGTACTTGAATATCAAAAAAATGGTTTCGTAGTCATCCCGGGCCTGCTGCCCTTGTCGCTGGTGGACCAAACCCGGGCCGATGCCGAAGAAAAGGCATTCAACCCCGACTTCCCGATTAAAACGCAGCGGGACGACCGCAGGATACAGGACTTCTGGATGGTATCCGAAGCGTCGCGGCAACTGGCTTGCTACCCTGCATTGCTCGAAATCCTTGAAATTTTTTACGGCCGGGAAGCCATTCCTTTTCAAACTTTGAATTTCAGATACGGATCGCAGCAACGGGCGCATTCGGATACGATTCATTTCAGTTCGCTGCCTGCCAAATTCATGTGCGGGGTTTGGGTTGCATTGGAAGATATTACGGAAGAAAACGGTCCCGTATTTTATTATCCGGGTTCGCAAAAACTGCCTGAATACGACTTTTCCCACATCCGTCCCGACGCGGTAACGCCTTCGTATAAAGACTATGTGCAATACGAGGATTTCATTGAAAAAATCGTGGAAGCGCACCAGTTTGAAAAGAAGAAGTTCCTCGCTAAAAAAGGGGATCTTTTAATTTGGTCATCCAACATTATCCACGGCGGCTCGCCCGTTACCCGCGAAGGTGCCACGCGGTGGTCGCAGGTGACGCATTACTTTTTCAAGGACTGCTATTATTACACGCCCATGCTTTCCAACATGGTAACCAAACAATTGTATCTGCGCAACGAGCTCGTCAATATGGTTACCGGCGAAAAAGTGGACCAGACCTACAACGGCGACCACATCAATGCTCTTAGATCCGATAAGAAAATCTACACGCTTTTAAGCAAAAAGGTTGGCCTCGGCTCCCTGGCCATGCGTTTTCTGAAAGGCAAGGCCTATTTGAGCCAAAAAGGCTGA
- a CDS encoding GreA/GreB family elongation factor, which yields MNNTLNPVILGKDDFKLLKQFAQTFPDNNSSETMSLAYELNRAVVVEDNELPAGSIRLNSYVKVRETTTNKEMAFSIVMPKDADIAKQRISILTPMGAALIGLCKGETVEWKMPAGIRRFKILDVWYDQEQKNS from the coding sequence ATGAACAATACCCTTAACCCCGTTATACTTGGGAAGGATGATTTCAAGCTTCTCAAACAATTTGCACAAACCTTCCCGGACAACAACAGCTCGGAAACCATGTCGCTTGCCTACGAGCTGAACCGCGCTGTGGTGGTGGAAGACAACGAGCTTCCGGCCGGCAGCATCCGCCTGAATTCCTACGTGAAAGTCCGGGAAACGACTACCAACAAAGAAATGGCGTTCAGCATTGTAATGCCGAAAGACGCCGATATCGCCAAACAAAGAATATCTATCCTCACCCCCATGGGCGCCGCGCTGATCGGCCTGTGCAAAGGTGAAACCGTCGAATGGAAAATGCCCGCCGGAATCCGGCGGTTCAAGATCCTCGATGTGTGGTATGATCAGGAACAGAAAAACAGCTAG
- a CDS encoding SusC/RagA family TonB-linked outer membrane protein: MKQLFYHLSIVVCLAGASVVVQAKPAETKRSRSEKSQAGRHAERAVKGTVKDDKGEPLPGVSVVIKGTTRGSLTDEQGNFELAVPEQGVQLVFSFVGYVQQQVTVQNESVLQVVLLPDTKSLEEFVVVGYGTQKKSDITGAISSLSEAQIRERPVQNVVQAMQGKVAGVDITTNQRPGEVGRIRIRGNRSINASNEPLYVVDGVPLSASEITAINPNDIASVEVLKDASATAIYGSRGANGVILINYKEGKKGKTNISYDVSYTSTRIHSMTDWMNSGQLLNWQRQSHINGGTYTGKYGTAPDPDFDVQTFGGGEEYGMNSIRTAYEWNDDGSVKLRAATAEEQAAGYAAQVPVYNAASLFDQKWGDLVTRTGRTQNHLLSLSSGTDKSRVYLSLGYLNQLGTLKDQDFNRYTLNLKGDITPRKWLTVGLALNGVYSLQNYGTSENSSNSGAKDSYGQALALMPYARAFDDNGEILNTNREGLSAHNVLLNINNSTNEHKLASLLSNVYAEIRFTDWLKFSSKFGAQYSDKEYGSFYGSNYTNPFSAVGTAPLIGYNSHNKSLGWTLENLLFFNKQIGIHNIGITALQSLQQNTNNGINIRAQGITFPSSQWYNLAANAIGNPMGYGTSYSRSALASYMGRINYGLLDRFLVTLTGRWDGASVLAEGNKWEFFPSAALAWKLEEEQFVKQIDWISQLKLRYSWGRTGNSSVAAYSTGGSIVGAAYVFNETQYAGYKSATMPNTALRWEKTAQQNIGLDFGLLRNRISGSVELYKAQTSDLLMSRSIPPVLGYTSILSNVGRTENRGVEITISSVNVHRKDFTWRTDLNWSANREKILELTNGATDDLSNGWYIGQPISVFRDYAYDRIWQNTPEDLRLIELYKKIGNITALPGQVKIKDQPLVEVGDGAAGSKSVTLASGEVVNYLDNGFGTINDSDKSILGSNRPSWTAGLTNTLGYKNFELSFLLQARINNLYYGALQTYGRRVENDTWSPANTGAEYPQPTTATFTNYNYVRNYVNGSLVALRNVSLTYTLNQGIADRYKIGSAQIYAQVLNPFMWGGAAVKAGLNPEDLTGWDTTAGAQSGGQTNNTILNRSLVLGLRISL, translated from the coding sequence ATGAAACAGCTATTTTATCATCTGAGCATCGTCGTCTGCCTGGCGGGGGCGTCGGTTGTGGTGCAAGCAAAGCCCGCCGAAACGAAGCGGTCACGGTCCGAAAAATCGCAAGCCGGCCGTCATGCCGAACGGGCGGTGAAGGGTACCGTGAAAGACGACAAAGGCGAGCCGCTACCCGGAGTGAGTGTGGTTATCAAAGGCACCACGCGCGGATCGCTCACCGACGAGCAGGGAAATTTCGAACTCGCTGTGCCTGAGCAAGGTGTGCAGCTTGTGTTTTCGTTTGTCGGTTATGTGCAGCAGCAGGTTACCGTCCAAAACGAGTCGGTGCTGCAAGTGGTGCTGCTCCCTGATACCAAATCCCTCGAAGAATTTGTGGTGGTGGGCTACGGTACGCAGAAGAAGAGCGACATTACCGGCGCGATTTCGAGCCTTTCGGAGGCCCAGATCCGCGAGCGGCCCGTGCAGAATGTGGTGCAGGCCATGCAGGGAAAGGTGGCCGGGGTGGACATCACCACCAACCAGCGACCAGGCGAAGTGGGACGAATCCGCATCCGCGGTAACCGGTCCATCAATGCGTCCAACGAGCCGCTTTACGTGGTGGACGGTGTGCCGCTTTCAGCCAGCGAGATAACGGCCATCAACCCGAACGACATTGCATCCGTGGAAGTGCTCAAAGATGCTTCTGCCACAGCCATTTACGGCTCACGCGGCGCCAACGGCGTGATCCTCATCAATTATAAGGAAGGAAAAAAGGGTAAAACCAATATCAGCTACGACGTGAGCTACACGTCCACCCGCATTCATTCGATGACCGACTGGATGAACTCCGGGCAGCTCCTGAACTGGCAGCGGCAGTCGCATATTAACGGCGGCACCTACACCGGCAAATACGGCACCGCACCTGACCCGGATTTCGACGTGCAGACGTTCGGAGGCGGCGAGGAGTACGGCATGAACAGCATCCGAACGGCCTATGAATGGAATGACGATGGCTCGGTAAAACTCCGCGCCGCCACCGCCGAAGAGCAGGCTGCTGGCTATGCAGCGCAGGTCCCTGTATACAACGCCGCCAGCCTGTTTGACCAGAAATGGGGCGACCTCGTGACCCGCACCGGCCGGACGCAGAACCACTTGCTTTCGCTTTCGTCCGGCACCGACAAGTCGCGGGTGTACCTCTCGCTGGGTTATCTCAACCAGCTCGGGACGTTGAAAGACCAGGATTTCAACCGCTACACGCTCAACCTCAAAGGCGACATCACGCCCCGCAAATGGCTCACGGTGGGCCTGGCGCTGAATGGCGTGTACTCGCTGCAGAACTACGGTACTTCGGAAAATTCCTCGAACAGCGGAGCCAAGGACTCCTACGGACAGGCGCTCGCGCTCATGCCCTACGCCCGCGCATTCGACGACAACGGCGAAATCCTGAACACCAACCGCGAGGGACTTTCGGCGCATAACGTGCTGTTGAACATCAATAACTCCACCAACGAACACAAGCTGGCTTCGCTGCTTTCGAATGTGTACGCCGAGATCCGTTTCACCGACTGGCTGAAATTTTCGAGCAAATTCGGCGCGCAGTACAGCGACAAGGAGTACGGCTCATTCTACGGGTCCAACTACACCAATCCATTCAGCGCCGTGGGCACTGCGCCGCTGATCGGCTACAATTCGCATAACAAGTCGCTGGGCTGGACATTGGAGAACCTTTTGTTTTTTAACAAACAAATCGGGATACATAACATCGGCATCACGGCACTGCAATCCTTGCAGCAGAATACGAACAACGGGATCAACATCCGCGCGCAGGGCATCACATTCCCATCGTCGCAGTGGTACAACCTCGCCGCGAATGCGATCGGTAACCCGATGGGCTACGGCACTTCGTACAGCCGCTCGGCGCTGGCTTCGTACATGGGCCGCATCAATTACGGATTGCTCGATCGCTTCCTCGTGACCCTTACCGGTCGCTGGGACGGGGCTTCGGTGCTGGCCGAGGGCAACAAATGGGAGTTTTTCCCATCGGCGGCATTGGCCTGGAAGCTCGAAGAAGAGCAGTTTGTGAAGCAGATCGACTGGATCAGCCAGTTGAAGCTCCGGTACAGCTGGGGACGTACCGGCAACTCGTCGGTAGCGGCATACTCTACCGGCGGTTCGATCGTCGGTGCGGCTTATGTATTCAATGAAACCCAATATGCGGGTTACAAATCGGCGACGATGCCTAACACTGCATTGCGCTGGGAAAAAACGGCTCAGCAGAACATCGGACTGGATTTCGGGTTGCTGAGAAACCGGATTTCGGGGTCGGTGGAATTGTACAAGGCGCAAACGAGCGATTTGCTCATGTCGCGCTCCATACCGCCCGTGCTCGGTTACACGAGCATCCTGAGCAATGTGGGCCGGACCGAAAACCGCGGTGTCGAGATCACCATTTCGAGCGTGAATGTGCATCGGAAAGATTTTACCTGGCGCACGGATCTGAACTGGTCGGCAAACCGGGAGAAGATCCTCGAACTGACCAACGGCGCTACCGACGATCTTTCGAATGGCTGGTACATCGGTCAGCCGATCTCCGTTTTCCGGGATTACGCATATGACCGCATCTGGCAGAACACGCCGGAAGACCTGCGCCTGATCGAGTTGTACAAGAAAATCGGAAACATTACCGCCCTGCCGGGCCAGGTGAAGATCAAAGACCAGCCGCTGGTGGAAGTGGGCGACGGCGCTGCCGGCTCCAAATCCGTCACATTGGCAAGCGGCGAGGTGGTCAATTACCTGGATAATGGTTTTGGCACGATCAACGACAGCGACAAATCCATCCTGGGCAGCAACCGCCCGTCGTGGACAGCCGGTTTGACCAATACATTGGGTTACAAAAACTTTGAACTGAGTTTTCTTCTGCAAGCACGGATCAACAACCTCTATTACGGCGCATTGCAAACGTACGGCCGCCGCGTGGAGAACGACACGTGGAGCCCGGCCAACACCGGTGCGGAATACCCGCAGCCGACCACCGCGACGTTCACCAACTACAATTATGTACGGAACTACGTGAACGGCTCGCTGGTGGCGCTGCGCAATGTGTCGCTTACCTACACGCTCAACCAGGGCATTGCCGACCGCTACAAAATCGGTAGTGCGCAGATTTACGCGCAGGTGCTGAACCCGTTCATGTGGGGCGGCGCGGCCGTGAAAGCGGGCCTTAACCCCGAGGACCTCACCGGCTGGGACACTACCGCCGGCGCGCAGTCGGGCGGGCAGACCAACAACACCATCCTGAACCGCAGCCTGGTGCTGGGCCTGAGAATTTCTCTATAA
- a CDS encoding 2-hydroxyacid dehydrogenase, with translation MRILFFSAKPYDKQFFNKANEEYGHQIEYLETHLGPHIVQAVDGQEAVCVFVNDKVNAGVIGVLADRGVKIIALRCAGFNNVDLEAARKAGIRVCRVPEYSPEAVAEHTIAMILTLVRKTHKAYNRVREQNFSLNGLIGMNLHQKTVGIIGTGKIGKAFARIMTGFGCRVIAYDPYPDPQFDTVTYLPLDALLAESDIISLHCPLTDDTRHIINKQTLSAMKKGVTLINTSRGALVNTADVIQALKRHHIAFLGIDVYEQEEQLFFKDLSESIIEDDTIQRLMSFPNVLVTAHQAFFTQEALHEIATVTLDSVTALNAGNEPENRGVMLV, from the coding sequence ATGCGCATTCTGTTTTTTTCCGCGAAGCCCTACGACAAGCAATTTTTCAACAAGGCCAACGAGGAGTACGGCCATCAGATCGAATACCTCGAAACGCATTTGGGCCCGCACATTGTGCAGGCGGTGGACGGACAGGAGGCGGTGTGCGTGTTTGTGAATGATAAAGTGAATGCCGGGGTGATCGGCGTGCTGGCCGACAGGGGCGTAAAGATCATCGCGCTGCGCTGCGCGGGCTTCAACAACGTCGACCTGGAAGCCGCGCGGAAGGCCGGTATCCGGGTTTGCCGCGTTCCCGAATATTCGCCCGAAGCCGTGGCCGAGCACACGATTGCGATGATCCTCACGCTCGTCCGCAAAACCCACAAGGCCTACAACCGCGTGCGCGAGCAAAATTTCTCGCTGAACGGCCTCATCGGCATGAACCTGCACCAGAAGACGGTGGGCATTATCGGCACCGGCAAAATCGGGAAGGCATTTGCCAGGATCATGACCGGCTTCGGCTGCCGGGTGATCGCCTACGACCCCTACCCCGATCCGCAATTCGATACCGTCACTTATCTGCCGCTCGATGCGCTGCTGGCCGAATCGGACATTATCTCGCTGCATTGCCCGCTCACGGACGATACCCGCCACATTATCAACAAGCAGACGCTTTCGGCCATGAAAAAGGGCGTCACGCTCATCAATACCAGCCGCGGGGCGTTGGTGAACACCGCCGACGTAATCCAGGCATTGAAGCGACACCATATCGCATTTCTGGGAATCGACGTGTACGAGCAGGAAGAGCAGCTGTTTTTCAAAGACCTTTCCGAAAGCATCATCGAAGACGATACCATTCAGCGGCTCATGAGTTTTCCGAACGTGCTGGTGACGGCGCACCAGGCATTTTTCACCCAGGAAGCCCTGCACGAAATCGCGACGGTGACATTGGATTCGGTCACTGCGCTCAACGCGGGCAATGAGCCGGAAAATCGCGGGGTGATGCTGGTCTGA
- a CDS encoding exo-rhamnogalacturonan lyase family protein: MAAAPAFAQLSTNANTRLVTGASATLPAAATATPSKSIAPDPPVAPLHWLEQPTEPVRGVTWGVPWPKGSVKADSGFQLLAGDTESPIQTWPLAYWPDGSLKWTAHALAHGNAPQGNWSVRPVKRAKSNSSLLITETGTHLHINTGKLQCEIARDGHVLFETLSTQNQTTAAQGRLVLLVQQQDADDEQTRFSVSRFEGKISKLTVEQNGPVRAVVKVEGHHAHAGRQLLPFTVRLYFYAGSESIRLVHTIIYDADEQKDFIRGIGVRFDVPLGQQELHNRHIRFAGENDGVFAEAVRGLTGLRRDPGKAFTEAQVAGKATPGNGQLSDNVSKRLQYIPAFGSYTLFQPTPDAFEIQKQTKPGHSWLQSAYGKRSAGTGYLGSPGGGMAFGIRNFWQSHPAQLDIRHADHDTGEVTLWLWAPRAEPMDLRFYHDGMGQDTYAEQLEGLEITYEDYEPGFGRPYGVARTSEMQLWALPATPSNAELAGIAQQIQSPPVLVPTPAWLASSGVFGGAFSLPDRSVPAKADIEKQLDFYFDYYKNQVEVRHWYGFWNYGDFMHAYDTDRHVWKYDVGGFAWDNSELSTDIWLWYYLLRSGRADAFRMAEAMTRHTGEVDVHHIGPFAPLGSRHNVMHWGCSAKQLRISTATNRRFFYYLTADERTGDLMREQIDAVKTLQTIVPVRKVNKSAPKNTENTDLATVSFGTDWGAIAGAWLTEWERTQDKAARDKLLSSMRTIAAQPHGFFTGSSLMNLQTGAFQREPTGKISVSHLSAVFGLAEVCYELTSLVDDKAFKQAWIDYCRLYNATPEAQKAELGESLKKLNLQQGHSRLTAFAAKVTGDKQLATRAWQEFHRGQGGKREAADQTIAINAPDVLNPLQEAPRVSTNGAAQWSLAAMQCLAFAGDAIGQ, from the coding sequence GTGGCAGCAGCGCCTGCTTTTGCGCAGCTTTCGACTAATGCGAATACCCGGCTCGTCACCGGCGCCAGTGCGACGCTTCCGGCTGCGGCCACCGCGACGCCGTCGAAAAGCATCGCGCCCGACCCGCCTGTTGCCCCTCTGCATTGGCTCGAACAACCCACCGAACCCGTACGCGGCGTGACCTGGGGCGTACCCTGGCCGAAGGGTTCCGTGAAGGCCGACAGCGGCTTCCAGCTACTGGCCGGTGACACCGAAAGCCCGATCCAGACCTGGCCCCTCGCCTACTGGCCCGACGGCTCCCTGAAATGGACCGCCCACGCGCTCGCACACGGGAATGCGCCGCAGGGTAACTGGTCGGTCCGGCCGGTTAAACGTGCGAAGAGCAATTCTTCGCTGCTGATCACCGAAACGGGTACGCATTTGCATATCAACACCGGAAAGCTGCAATGCGAGATTGCCCGGGATGGCCATGTATTGTTCGAAACGCTTTCAACCCAAAACCAAACCACCGCAGCACAGGGCCGGCTTGTACTGCTCGTGCAGCAGCAGGATGCCGACGATGAGCAAACGCGCTTTTCGGTAAGCCGCTTCGAAGGTAAGATCAGCAAACTGACCGTGGAACAGAATGGCCCGGTGCGTGCTGTGGTGAAGGTGGAAGGGCATCATGCCCATGCGGGACGGCAATTGCTGCCTTTCACGGTGAGGCTGTATTTCTATGCCGGAAGCGAGTCTATCCGGCTCGTACACACCATTATTTATGATGCCGATGAGCAAAAGGACTTCATACGCGGCATCGGCGTGCGTTTCGATGTGCCGCTTGGTCAGCAGGAACTACACAACCGCCATATCCGCTTTGCGGGTGAAAACGACGGCGTTTTCGCCGAAGCCGTGCGCGGGCTTACCGGCCTGCGGCGCGATCCGGGCAAGGCATTCACGGAGGCGCAGGTGGCAGGCAAAGCTACGCCAGGCAATGGGCAGCTGTCGGATAATGTCTCGAAACGGCTGCAATACATTCCCGCATTCGGCTCTTACACGCTGTTCCAGCCCACGCCGGATGCTTTTGAAATACAAAAACAGACCAAACCCGGACATAGCTGGCTGCAATCGGCTTACGGCAAACGGTCGGCGGGAACGGGCTACCTGGGCTCGCCGGGCGGGGGAATGGCTTTTGGGATACGGAATTTCTGGCAAAGTCACCCCGCCCAGCTCGATATCCGCCATGCCGACCATGACACCGGCGAGGTGACGCTCTGGCTGTGGGCACCGCGCGCCGAGCCGATGGACCTGCGCTTTTACCACGACGGCATGGGCCAGGACACCTACGCCGAGCAGCTCGAAGGACTGGAAATCACTTATGAAGATTACGAACCAGGCTTCGGGCGCCCGTACGGCGTGGCGCGGACGAGCGAAATGCAGCTTTGGGCGCTGCCTGCCACGCCGTCCAACGCGGAGCTGGCAGGTATCGCGCAGCAAATCCAGTCGCCGCCGGTGCTGGTGCCCACGCCGGCCTGGCTGGCGTCGAGCGGGGTGTTTGGCGGCGCGTTCAGCCTGCCCGACCGCTCGGTACCGGCGAAGGCGGACATCGAAAAGCAACTGGATTTTTATTTCGATTATTACAAAAACCAGGTCGAGGTCCGGCACTGGTACGGCTTCTGGAACTACGGCGATTTCATGCACGCCTACGACACCGACCGTCACGTATGGAAATACGACGTGGGCGGCTTCGCGTGGGACAATTCGGAACTTTCGACTGACATCTGGCTCTGGTACTACTTACTCCGGAGCGGCCGGGCCGACGCATTCCGCATGGCCGAAGCCATGACGCGCCACACCGGCGAGGTGGATGTGCACCATATCGGGCCGTTCGCGCCGCTCGGTTCGCGGCATAATGTCATGCACTGGGGTTGCAGCGCCAAGCAGCTGCGCATCAGCACCGCCACCAACCGGAGGTTTTTCTACTACCTCACTGCCGACGAGCGCACGGGCGATCTCATGCGCGAGCAGATCGACGCCGTGAAAACGCTGCAAACCATTGTACCGGTCAGAAAAGTGAATAAATCGGCACCGAAAAACACGGAAAACACCGACCTGGCCACCGTCTCATTCGGGACCGACTGGGGCGCCATTGCCGGTGCCTGGCTCACGGAATGGGAACGCACGCAGGACAAGGCTGCCCGCGACAAGCTGCTCAGCAGCATGCGCACCATTGCCGCGCAGCCGCACGGTTTTTTCACAGGCTCATCCCTGATGAACCTTCAAACCGGCGCATTCCAACGCGAGCCAACCGGCAAAATATCCGTATCGCACCTGAGCGCCGTTTTCGGACTCGCGGAAGTGTGTTACGAGCTTACCAGCCTGGTGGACGACAAGGCATTCAAACAAGCCTGGATTGACTACTGCCGGCTGTACAATGCCACCCCCGAGGCCCAAAAAGCCGAACTTGGCGAAAGTCTCAAAAAACTGAACTTGCAGCAAGGCCACTCGCGGCTGACGGCATTCGCGGCGAAGGTCACGGGCGACAAGCAGCTGGCAACGAGAGCCTGGCAGGAGTTCCACCGCGGGCAGGGCGGCAAGCGCGAGGCCGCCGATCAGACGATCGCCATAAATGCGCCGGACGTGCTCAATCCGTTGCAGGAAGCGCCGCGCGTTTCGACCAACGGTGCGGCGCAATGGAGCCTGGCAGCCATGCAATGCCTGGCATTTGCAGGGGACGCCATCGGGCAGTGA
- a CDS encoding calcium:proton antiporter encodes MVTRITKYWAVIFPALAWIVYYVKSIGFAGTFDLVVAGALVGVVLAAVHHAEVIAHRVGEPAGTLVLAIAITVIEVALIVSLMLTGGSDTHTLARDTVFAAIMIILTGIIGLCLLVGGVRYREQHFGRHGTSAALVTLTAISVLTLILPNYTTSAPGPVYNLSQLVFVAIISLVLYGTFVMVQTVRHRAYFLPDEIASDADLATEKPSNQTALVSLLLLLACLGAVVLLAKKLAPVIEEKVVAFGAPESVVGVIVALVILLPEGVAAFRAARRNHLQISLNLALGSALASIGLTIPAVAIVSMMTDMTISLGIDTKSTVLLVLSLFTVALSFTTGRTTIMQGVVLLVLFAVYLFTTIVP; translated from the coding sequence ATGGTAACTAGAATAACGAAATATTGGGCTGTAATTTTTCCGGCACTTGCCTGGATCGTGTATTATGTAAAATCAATCGGATTCGCGGGGACATTTGATCTGGTGGTAGCCGGCGCGTTGGTTGGCGTGGTGTTGGCTGCCGTACACCACGCCGAAGTAATCGCACACCGTGTGGGAGAGCCGGCAGGCACGCTGGTGCTCGCGATAGCGATCACCGTTATTGAAGTCGCCCTGATCGTATCGCTGATGCTTACCGGCGGGAGCGATACGCACACACTGGCGCGGGACACGGTTTTTGCCGCGATCATGATCATTTTAACCGGGATTATCGGCCTTTGCCTGCTGGTAGGGGGCGTCCGGTACAGGGAGCAACATTTTGGCCGCCACGGCACCAGCGCAGCTCTGGTGACGCTGACGGCCATTTCCGTTCTTACGCTGATCTTACCCAATTACACCACGAGCGCTCCCGGGCCGGTGTATAATTTGAGCCAGCTCGTGTTCGTGGCCATCATTTCCCTCGTGCTGTACGGCACTTTCGTGATGGTGCAAACCGTAAGGCACCGCGCCTACTTTCTTCCCGACGAGATCGCAAGCGATGCGGATCTAGCCACCGAAAAACCTTCAAATCAAACCGCGCTGGTGAGTTTGCTGCTGCTGCTCGCCTGTCTTGGGGCCGTGGTGCTGCTCGCGAAAAAGCTCGCGCCGGTGATCGAAGAAAAGGTGGTGGCATTCGGCGCGCCGGAGTCGGTGGTGGGGGTGATTGTAGCCCTGGTTATTCTTCTTCCCGAAGGCGTGGCGGCTTTCCGGGCGGCGAGGAGAAATCACTTGCAAATCAGCCTGAACCTCGCATTGGGGTCGGCATTGGCGAGTATCGGGCTCACGATCCCGGCCGTGGCGATCGTTTCGATGATGACGGACATGACCATTTCACTGGGTATCGACACCAAATCGACGGTGCTGCTGGTGCTGTCGCTATTCACCGTTGCGCTTTCATTCACCACCGGTCGGACGACGATTATGCAGGGCGTGGTACTGCTGGTTCTATTTGCGGTTTACCTGTTCACGACCATTGTTCCCTAA